In Salvelinus sp. IW2-2015 unplaced genomic scaffold, ASM291031v2 Un_scaffold16323, whole genome shotgun sequence, one DNA window encodes the following:
- the kif19 gene encoding kinesin-like protein KIF19, with protein MKDTGESKDHQLTVALRIRPLXDSEREEAATIVAHRVDNQMVVLMDPMEDPDDILRANRSREKTYMFDVAFDYSANQEEVYRATTKGLIEGLISGYNATVFAYGPTGCGKTYTMLGTDREPGIYVRTLNDLFKAIEETSDDMQYNISMSYLEIYNEMIRDLLNPSSGFLDLREDSKGEIQVAGITEVSTINAREIMELLMKGNKQRTQEPTAANQTSSRSHAVLQVAVRQTSRCRDLLQEVRFARLFMIDLAGSERASQTQNRGQRLKEGAHINRSLLALGNCINALSEKHGNKYINYRDSKLTRLLKDSLGGNSRTVMIAHISPASLAFEESRNTLSYADRAKSIRTRVKRNLLNVSYHIAQYTNIISDLRSEIQRLKKKIADQAGRQLNLDRADIRHVQAEVQAHSTQASRAEMDQLREQLLEAFRSQMEIRRSLMELDNSNMEIQMDTSKHLLTIADWEQERSRRRRKWRAERRKESFSKEESEKDSDCPESPPDSTETQEVAMARENLVTLMAEQKKIRKQKASLESHFVELRERARRLEELLPRRVSCEEQREVLGLLCKVHELEIENAKMQSHALLKDNVIRQKNCVVQRFEQHRHLCDEIIQQQRQFIDDHSLLVPPHLQELYGIYMRELDERNLDRAMALDKVTGCTLKEASLPKISLPSRGRGLLQDVDSDQESVRTMGSETRHGRAKARRHTLPPILPEAEGDNNRVFKSIPHARQMKHSAVMTPPPIHINGQGNRELQPLAPETTLSYCHLSHSVSSHLDSSPESSETGQDAPLTRKERQQILKGIHNIAVKAACRRSKALEVDALRLPPPPSPLDPKKHKSSLSLSEAPPRGLALLRGRQPSPELRHATSDENLSSSTGEGPGSQGTWTRPRNRQPAPKNLNPTLREQDFEARRRKRRSRSFEVTGQALSQSKTMAAQRVRPLDSTSDPHLHINGQPQAPLQRPQHRGVPPLTKVRLPHNNHQTGPITESSPVHLSNLKRASQLRQPLLYVTTTGTGGQRTRRH; from the exons ATGGTGGTACTGATGGACCCCATGGAGGATCCAGATGATATCCTGCGTGCCAACCGTTCCCGGGAAAAGACCTATATGTTCGACGTAGCGTTTGACTACTCAGCCAACCAGGAGGAGGTGTACAGAGCCACGACCAAGGGCCTAATCGAAGGCCTCATATCTGGCTACAACGCCACCGTTTTCGCCTACGGACCCACAG GTTGTGGGAAGACGTACACTATGTTGGGGACGGACAGGGAACCGGGGATCTACGTACGGACTCTAAATGACCTGTTCAAAGCCATCGAGGAGACCAGCGATGACATGCAGTACAACATCTCCATGTCATACCTGGAG ATCTACAACGAGATGATCCGGGACCTTCTCAACCCGTCCTCTGGGTTCCTGGACCTGAGAGAGGACTCTAAAGGAGAGATCCAGGTGGCTGGCATCACAGAGGTCTCCACTATCAACGCCCGAGAG ATCATGGAGCTGCTGATGAAGGGTAATAAGCAGCGTACCCAAGAGCCCACGGCAGCCAACCAGACATCGTCCCGGTCCCACGCCGTGTTGCAGGTGGCTGTCAGGCAGACGAGCCGCTGTCGAGACCTTCTACAGGAGGTCCGCTTCGCACGCCTCTTCATGATCGACCTTGCTGGCTCCGAACGAGCctcacag acacaaaacagaggtcagaggttaaaaGAAGGGGCCCACATCAACCGCTCCCTCCTGGCTCTGGGTAACTGCATCAACGCCCTGAGTGAGAAACACGGCAACAAATACATTAACTACAGGGACAGCAAGCTGACGCGCCTGCTCAAG GATTCGTTGGGCGGCAACAGTCGCACGGTGATGATAGCCCACATTAGCCCTGCCTCCCTGGCCTTCGAGGAGTCTCGCAACACACTTAGCTACGCCGACCGTGCCAAAAGTATCCGCACGCGG GTAAAGAGGAACCTGCTGAACGTGTCCTACCACATCGCTCAGTACACCAACATCATCTCTGACCTGCGCAGCGAGATCCAGCGGCTCAAAAAGAAGATCGCTGATCAGGCTGGACGTCAGCTCAACCTTGACCGAGCTGACATCCGCCATGTCCAGG CGGAGGTGCAGGCCCACAGCACGCAGGCGAGCCGGGCAGAGATGGACCAGCTGAGGGAACAGCTCCTAGAGGCCTTCAGGAGCCAAATGGAGATCAGGAGGAGCCTGATGGAGCTGGACAACAGCAACATGGAGATCCAGATGGACACCTCCAAACACCTGCTCACCATCGCAGA TTGGGAGCAGGAGCGGAGTCGTCGTCGCAGGAAGTGGCGcgcggagaggaggaaggagagcttcagtaaggaggagagtgagaaggaCTCTGACTGCCCTGAGTCTCCCCCAGACAGCACTGAGACCCAGGAAGTAGCCATGGCCAGAGAGAATCTGGTCACTCTCATGGCTGAACAAAAGAAGATACGCAAACAGAAG GCATCGCTAGAGAGCCACTTTGTGGAGCTGCGCGAGCGGGCCAGGCGCCTGGAGGAGCTGCTTCCTCGCAGGGTGAGCTGCGAGGAGCAGAGGGAGGTGCTGGGCCTCCTCTGTAAGGTCCACGAGCTGGAGATCGAGAACGCTAAGATGCAGTCCCACGCCCTGCTCAAAGACAACGTGATCCGACAGAAGAACTGTGTGGTGCAGCGCTTCGAGCAGCACCGCCACCTCTGTGACGAGATCATCCAGCAGCAGAGACAGTTCATTGACG ACCACAGCCTTCTGGTGCCCCCCCACCTTCAGGAGCTGTATGGGATCTACATGAGAGAGCTGGACGAGAGGAACCTGGACAGAGCCATGGCGCTGGACAAGGTCACTGGATGCACACTCAAG GAGGCCTCCCTGCCCAAGATCAGCCTACCCAGCCGAGGTCGTGGCCTGCTGCAGGACGTGGACTCAGACCAGGAGAGCGTTCGCACCATGGGCTCAGAGACCAGGCATGGCAGGGCCAAGGCCCGCAGACACACCCTGCCACCTATCCTACCTGAGGCTGAAGG AGACAACAACCGGGTGTTTAAGAGCATTCCCCATGCCAGACAGATGAAACATTCTGCTGTGATGACCCCTcctcccatccacatcaacggccAGGGGAACAGAGAG CTGCAGCCATTGGCTCCAGAGACCACTCTGAGCTACTGCCACCTCAGCCACAGTGTCAGCAGTCACCTGGACTCCTCTCCCGAGAGCAGCGAGACGGGCCAGGATGCCCCCCTCACACGCAAGG AGAGGCAGCAGATCCTCAAAGGGATCCACAACATCGCAGTGAAGGCTGCTTGCCGCCGCTCCAAAGCCCTGGAAGTGGACGCCCTGAGgctgccccctcctccctcccccctggaCCCCAAGAAGCACAAGAGCAGCCTGTCTCTGAGCGAGGCGCCCCCTAGGGGCCTGGCCCTGCTTCGCGGCCGGCAGCCCAGCCCCGAGCTCCGCCACGCTACCTCAGATGAGAACCTATCCAGCAGCACAGGGGAGGGGCCTGGCTCCCAGGGCACGTGGACACGCCCACGCAACCGCCAGCCCGCCCCCAAGAACCTAAACCCCACCCTGCGTGAGCAGGACTTCGAGGCTCGCCGCCGGAAGAGACGCTCCCGCTCATTCGAGGTCACAGGTCAAGCA CTGTCTCAGTCTAAGACCATGGCAGCCCAACGTGTCCGCCCACTGGACAGCACTTCAGACCCCCACCTCCACATCAACGGCCAGCCCCAGGCCCCCCTGCAACGCCCACAGCACAGGGGGGTCCCTCCTCTCACCAAGGTCCGGCTGCCCCACAACAACCACCAAACAG GCCCCATCACAGAGTCCTCCCCAGTCCATCTGAGCAACCTGAAGCGTGCGTCCCAGCTGCGCCAGCCCCTACTCTACGTCACCACCACAGGCACCGGAGGCCAGCGCACCCGCAGGCACTGA